A part of Eubacterium sp. AB3007 genomic DNA contains:
- a CDS encoding aminotransferase class IV, with translation MAEHAMKKYFLKNGQEVSVTDFQAEYQALQPSCYEVIRVIDGKPLFLDAHYRRFVGTVESIGQQVPCSKQELAADISRLAALNDVQNYNVKLIYNDFEHGGTVYLFFTHTAYPTEEMYREGVRTNLLRMERKNPHAKIINQTLREAADTLMEEKDLFEAILVNEEDQITEGSKSNIFFLKSNSTGGEVWTSPADGVLLGVTRQHILAICREAGLTIREETISVSDLPDFQAAFISGTSPKVLPIHWIGDQELDVNDPLLRRIMALYDEAILADLR, from the coding sequence ATGGCAGAACATGCGATGAAGAAATATTTTTTGAAGAATGGACAGGAAGTAAGTGTGACGGATTTCCAAGCGGAATACCAGGCGTTGCAGCCCTCCTGCTACGAGGTTATCCGGGTGATCGACGGCAAGCCGCTGTTCCTTGACGCCCACTATCGGCGGTTCGTTGGAACGGTGGAGAGCATTGGCCAGCAGGTTCCCTGCAGTAAGCAGGAACTGGCGGCCGACATCTCTCGCCTGGCTGCACTGAACGATGTACAGAATTACAACGTCAAGCTGATCTACAACGATTTTGAACACGGCGGCACGGTGTACCTGTTCTTCACCCATACGGCGTATCCCACAGAGGAGATGTACCGGGAGGGAGTCCGCACAAATCTGCTTCGGATGGAGCGGAAGAATCCCCACGCCAAGATCATCAACCAGACCCTCCGGGAGGCGGCAGATACACTGATGGAGGAGAAGGATCTGTTCGAGGCGATCCTGGTGAACGAAGAAGACCAGATCACTGAGGGAAGCAAGTCCAACATCTTCTTCCTGAAAAGTAACTCCACAGGAGGCGAAGTCTGGACCAGCCCTGCGGATGGCGTCCTGCTGGGCGTGACCCGTCAGCATATCCTGGCTATTTGCAGGGAGGCAGGTCTGACCATCCGTGAGGAGACCATCAGCGTGTCGGATCTGCCAGATTTTCAGGCTGCCTTCATCAGCGGGACCTCTCCTAAGGTGTTGCCGATCCATTGGATCGGCGATCAGGAATTGGATGTCAACGATCCACTTCTGCGCAGGATCATGGCGCTGTACGACGAAGCGATCCTGGCCGATCTGCGCTGA
- a CDS encoding DUF937 domain-containing protein, with translation MDILSMMLGAMTSEESLKSIESKTGVKGKDLTKLMGEAVPMMLGSMTENASSKEGAESLLNALGDHKTKKSVASQVAELDEEDGRKIVGHMLGKNSQKKAQQLSQNTGLSMDQVMKVLICLAPLLMSGLSNATSTASHQQHQQGSGFDLSDGLDLSDVMALFGGTQSSHQTSHQGGNLLGGLLGNLLGGSQPAHTNNSNNGMQLLGTLLSMMK, from the coding sequence ATGGATATACTGAGCATGATGCTGGGAGCGATGACCAGCGAGGAGTCACTGAAGTCGATCGAGAGCAAGACCGGTGTGAAGGGTAAGGATCTTACCAAACTCATGGGAGAGGCGGTGCCCATGATGCTGGGATCCATGACGGAGAACGCATCTTCCAAAGAAGGCGCGGAGTCTCTGTTGAACGCACTGGGCGATCACAAGACCAAGAAGTCCGTTGCCAGTCAGGTGGCGGAGTTGGACGAGGAGGACGGTCGGAAGATCGTAGGGCATATGTTGGGCAAGAACAGCCAGAAGAAAGCACAGCAGCTTTCCCAGAACACAGGGCTGTCCATGGATCAGGTCATGAAGGTTCTGATCTGCCTGGCACCACTGCTGATGAGCGGCCTCTCCAATGCCACCTCTACCGCCAGTCACCAGCAGCACCAGCAGGGGAGCGGTTTCGACCTGTCCGATGGGCTGGATCTGTCGGATGTGATGGCGTTGTTTGGCGGGACCCAGAGTTCACACCAGACATCGCATCAGGGCGGCAATCTGTTGGGCGGTCTTCTGGGGAATCTGTTGGGTGGCAGCCAGCCGGCCCACACGAACAACAGCAACAACGGCATGCAGCTACTGGGGACACTGCTGTCGATGATGAAGTAA
- a CDS encoding DUF2207 domain-containing protein: MRSIVRRCSQVTVLVALLLALCMVGARPVSAAGNFVIKQYDVEMTVNEDDTYDVIETLDVHFTADSHGIYKTIPYLVTLDRDGQKSRFFAKVRDFRMLSGQPVKKIKGDEAYMFKIGDPDKYAATDTRYKLRYTFDMRGDHLDGADEVYYNIIGTRWEAQSIDRVSYRITFPQTIDMSKVGIKTGDQTRLEFQTEGDRVVKGTTDAFVLNGLTIRAVLPEGYFSRQATANNIPFYIVLGLMILGALWGILMWRRHGLDPDVVETEEFYPPDGLSAPEIAYLENEDVSGEQITSMLLTLADKGFVRIVEESSTKKKRKTQYRIERVKLYDGDNALEHTFMEGLFENAKTGEDGTVYVKKKDLDDSFYTTVEEIKSQINDAFKDRLYDEKAGNYAFLLGLIGVVLYAVLWFVAKISNGSPFVTDDEFAVYLALDALQVLLPIFGFWGIGKRIMRGRKNPFGYLGWVILILIGYGGTLLFNSVMGKQIPLFLAGMGLCLLLFVVGGLCERKTDYYAAMLGKIRGFKRFLQVAEKDRIDMLAEQDPGYYYKTLAFAFALGVTAVYAKRFASLAKQPPEWYSTPYYYGAMSGFDPVRMTDDLSGAMHGFSNSMTSSPGSDGGGGGFSGGGGAGGGGGGSW, translated from the coding sequence ATGAGGAGTATAGTGAGGCGCTGTAGTCAGGTGACTGTGCTGGTAGCTTTGTTGCTGGCTTTGTGCATGGTGGGAGCAAGACCGGTGAGTGCGGCGGGCAACTTCGTCATCAAGCAGTACGATGTTGAGATGACCGTGAACGAGGACGACACCTACGATGTCATCGAGACACTGGATGTGCATTTCACGGCAGACAGCCATGGAATCTACAAGACGATTCCCTATCTGGTAACCCTTGACCGAGACGGGCAGAAGAGCCGTTTTTTCGCCAAGGTAAGGGATTTTCGGATGCTGTCCGGTCAGCCCGTCAAGAAGATCAAGGGAGACGAGGCGTACATGTTCAAGATCGGTGATCCAGACAAGTACGCAGCCACGGATACCCGGTACAAGTTGCGGTATACCTTTGACATGCGGGGGGATCATCTGGACGGCGCTGATGAAGTGTATTATAATATCATCGGCACCAGATGGGAGGCCCAGTCTATCGACAGGGTCAGTTACCGGATTACATTCCCCCAGACCATCGACATGAGCAAGGTGGGAATCAAGACAGGGGATCAGACGCGACTGGAGTTTCAGACGGAAGGCGATAGGGTGGTAAAGGGTACCACCGACGCATTTGTCTTGAATGGTCTGACCATCCGGGCAGTGCTGCCAGAGGGCTATTTCTCCAGACAGGCCACAGCAAACAACATCCCGTTCTACATCGTGCTGGGGCTGATGATTCTGGGCGCTTTGTGGGGGATTCTGATGTGGCGGCGCCACGGTCTGGACCCAGACGTGGTCGAGACGGAGGAGTTCTACCCACCGGATGGCCTCAGCGCGCCGGAGATCGCATACCTGGAAAACGAGGATGTCAGTGGAGAACAGATTACCTCCATGCTCCTGACATTAGCAGACAAGGGGTTTGTGCGTATCGTGGAGGAATCATCCACAAAGAAAAAGCGCAAGACTCAATACCGCATCGAACGGGTAAAACTCTACGACGGTGACAACGCGCTGGAGCACACGTTCATGGAGGGACTGTTTGAAAATGCCAAAACCGGAGAAGATGGAACCGTCTATGTAAAAAAGAAAGATCTGGATGACAGCTTCTATACGACGGTAGAGGAAATAAAATCCCAGATAAACGATGCATTCAAAGACAGACTGTATGATGAGAAGGCAGGGAATTATGCCTTCCTTCTGGGACTCATCGGAGTGGTCTTGTATGCAGTGTTGTGGTTCGTTGCAAAGATCAGCAACGGCAGCCCCTTTGTCACGGATGACGAGTTCGCCGTTTACCTGGCCTTGGATGCGCTGCAGGTCCTGTTGCCCATATTCGGATTCTGGGGGATCGGCAAGCGGATCATGCGAGGGAGGAAAAACCCCTTCGGGTATCTGGGATGGGTCATCCTGATCCTGATAGGCTATGGTGGAACCCTGCTGTTCAATTCGGTGATGGGGAAACAGATTCCACTGTTTCTGGCGGGCATGGGCCTTTGTCTCCTGCTGTTCGTGGTAGGAGGGCTTTGTGAACGGAAGACCGACTACTATGCCGCCATGCTGGGCAAGATCCGAGGATTCAAGCGGTTCCTGCAGGTGGCAGAGAAGGATAGGATCGACATGCTGGCAGAGCAGGATCCGGGGTATTACTACAAGACCCTGGCCTTTGCCTTTGCCTTGGGGGTAACGGCAGTATACGCCAAACGGTTCGCGTCCCTGGCCAAGCAGCCGCCCGAATGGTACAGCACGCCTTATTACTACGGGGCGATGTCCGGTTTTGATCCCGTGCGAATGACGGACGACCTCAGCGGCGCCATGCACGGTTTCAGCAACAGCATGACCAGCTCCCCCGGCAGC
- a CDS encoding ACT domain-containing protein gives MYLVQKYGGEYLRNIEDLKRIADYVAAHRDQLGQLVLVTAAMHEISTEMMERAEQFGAGVKKPELDALFSASEYQTAALMSAALEQRGISARVISDIRGHSLDDVDVENGKHELKLKYLQETLDRGTLPVIAGFQGIGEFEMSDRKGRYGAAATAVALAGALECECELYGDTKSVYVVEPEFTDEPKIFEKISYEEAMELVTHSESDLEAEAIELGKMLDVPIYVGPAFQEEKTGGTYIVNKKMIVEEAAVSGISTYDDVVVYTIKGLSNQGEEIAELFELLGDLKVNLNVISQQPYQEDSCVVSFSCEKPDIQRIDEALAVNGRFKDLETVKQDNICMISLVGVGMATHVGVAGKVFATLAEAGIPHYNITTSEISITATVDASHKAEAVVVLAEAFQL, from the coding sequence ATGTATCTTGTTCAGAAATATGGTGGTGAGTACCTGAGGAACATAGAGGATCTGAAAAGGATCGCTGATTACGTTGCAGCACACCGTGATCAGCTTGGGCAGTTGGTACTGGTGACTGCGGCCATGCACGAGATCTCCACAGAGATGATGGAGCGGGCAGAGCAGTTCGGGGCCGGCGTGAAGAAACCGGAGTTGGATGCTTTGTTCTCCGCAAGCGAATATCAGACGGCGGCGCTCATGTCGGCGGCGTTGGAACAGAGAGGTATCTCTGCGCGGGTGATCAGCGACATCCGTGGACATTCTTTGGACGATGTGGACGTGGAGAACGGTAAGCACGAGCTGAAACTAAAGTATCTGCAGGAGACGCTGGACAGAGGAACCCTGCCAGTGATCGCGGGGTTTCAGGGCATCGGCGAATTCGAGATGAGCGACCGGAAAGGGCGTTACGGAGCGGCGGCAACGGCAGTGGCGCTGGCCGGCGCGCTGGAGTGCGAGTGCGAACTATATGGCGACACAAAATCCGTCTACGTGGTTGAACCAGAATTTACGGATGAACCCAAGATATTTGAAAAGATCAGCTATGAGGAAGCTATGGAACTGGTGACGCACAGCGAAAGCGATCTGGAGGCGGAAGCTATCGAGCTTGGCAAGATGCTAGATGTGCCGATCTACGTAGGACCGGCGTTCCAGGAAGAAAAAACAGGAGGTACCTATATCGTGAACAAGAAGATGATTGTCGAGGAAGCTGCTGTCAGCGGCATCAGTACATATGATGATGTGGTGGTCTACACCATCAAAGGCCTCTCCAACCAAGGAGAAGAAATCGCAGAGCTGTTCGAACTTCTGGGCGACCTGAAGGTGAACCTGAACGTGATCTCACAGCAACCCTATCAGGAGGATTCCTGCGTGGTCTCCTTCAGTTGCGAGAAACCAGATATCCAGCGTATCGACGAAGCTCTGGCGGTGAACGGCCGGTTCAAGGATCTGGAGACAGTCAAGCAGGACAACATCTGTATGATCTCTCTGGTGGGCGTGGGCATGGCGACGCATGTGGGCGTGGCCGGTAAGGTTTTCGCTACTCTGGCGGAGGCGGGAATCCCGCACTATAACATCACAACCTCCGAGATTTCCATCACTGCCACTGTCGATGCGTCGCACAAAGCCGAAGCCGTGGTGGTTCTGGCCGAGGCATTCCAGCTGTAG
- a CDS encoding ATP-binding protein, which yields MNQLVDKLIVYRKIAEDSILHRMGEICRDWKAGIEDAGALNSRIYDQVNRLLDVGTTYGFDGDMWACYIAYLLANTITPFTLVAEKTGAPDGSVNRFVMNDFHIFRTLVHYDFGPMEEDLGIDCFSVLRDYHAVVKSEQIFNREVSAKVRELAEQLLAAEDDVTFYDVVTDFYRRYGVGKLGLNKAFRIAETTDGELLVPVTNTADVRLEDLVGYEIQKQRLVENTEAFLAGRKANNVLLYGDAGTGKSTSVKAILNQYYEDGLRMIEVYKHQFRDLSAVINEIKNRNYRFILYMDDLSFEEFEIEYKYLKAVIEGGIEPYPENVLIYATSNRRHLIRETFRDKRDESDDDLHRNDTVQEKLSLANRFGLSIGFFSPTPQEYDTIVRELAARYPQIQMPEEELIKQARAWELRHGGYSGRTAQQFINYLAGVTYAEDRSL from the coding sequence ATGAATCAACTTGTCGACAAACTCATCGTTTACCGAAAGATCGCAGAGGACAGCATCCTACACCGGATGGGAGAGATCTGCAGGGACTGGAAGGCCGGGATAGAGGATGCAGGGGCTTTGAACTCCCGGATATACGACCAGGTGAACCGTCTGTTGGATGTGGGCACTACCTACGGGTTTGATGGAGATATGTGGGCGTGCTACATTGCCTATCTCCTGGCCAACACTATCACGCCTTTTACTCTGGTAGCGGAGAAGACCGGTGCTCCCGACGGATCGGTGAACCGATTCGTCATGAACGACTTCCACATCTTCCGCACTCTTGTGCATTATGATTTCGGCCCCATGGAGGAGGATCTGGGAATCGATTGTTTTTCCGTGCTCCGAGATTACCACGCCGTAGTGAAGAGCGAACAAATCTTCAACCGCGAGGTCAGCGCCAAGGTGAGGGAGCTGGCGGAGCAGTTGTTGGCTGCGGAAGACGATGTCACCTTCTACGATGTGGTGACAGATTTCTACCGGCGCTACGGGGTCGGTAAGCTCGGCCTCAACAAAGCCTTCCGCATCGCGGAAACAACGGACGGGGAACTGCTGGTTCCGGTCACCAATACAGCGGATGTCCGCCTGGAGGATCTGGTGGGATACGAGATTCAGAAACAACGGTTGGTGGAGAACACGGAGGCGTTTCTGGCAGGCCGTAAGGCGAACAACGTGCTCCTATACGGGGATGCGGGCACAGGGAAATCCACCAGTGTCAAGGCGATCCTAAACCAGTACTACGAGGACGGACTGCGGATGATCGAGGTCTACAAGCACCAGTTCCGGGATCTGTCCGCGGTGATCAACGAGATCAAGAACCGAAACTACCGTTTTATCCTCTACATGGACGACCTTTCCTTTGAGGAGTTCGAGATAGAATACAAATATCTGAAGGCGGTGATCGAGGGTGGGATCGAGCCCTACCCGGAGAATGTGCTGATTTATGCTACCTCCAATCGTCGTCACCTGATCCGGGAGACCTTCCGTGACAAGCGTGACGAGTCGGATGACGATCTTCATCGCAACGATACTGTGCAGGAGAAGCTGTCTCTGGCAAATCGGTTTGGACTTTCCATCGGGTTTTTCTCCCCTACACCACAGGAGTATGATACGATCGTCCGGGAACTGGCGGCCAGATACCCTCAGATCCAGATGCCAGAGGAAGAATTGATCAAGCAGGCACGGGCATGGGAGCTGCGTCACGGAGGTTACTCCGGCCGTACGGCACAGCAGTTCATCAATTACCTGGCCGGTGTAACCTATGCAGAAGACAGGAGCTTGTAA
- a CDS encoding class I adenylate-forming enzyme family protein, with the protein MPITYYLERNAIEWPNDVALVELNPGLDLPQLTTWREYELIQPTRTDKYREEITWRIFDEKANRVANYLRARGVKRGEKVGILLMNCLSWLPIYFGILKAGAIAVPLNFRYSADEIEYCVELADVKVLVFGPEFIGRVEEIVPSIAPGRLLLFFGQSCPVFAENLIFQSSNYPSTKPDVVVSDDDIAAIYFSSGTTGFPKAILHKHKALMHSCEVERAHHGQTRDDVFLCIPPLYHTGAKMHWFGSLISGGKAILLKGTKPEYILHAVSEEQCSIVWLLVPWAQDILDALDRGDLDLNDFKLDQWRLMHIGAQPVPPSMIRRWKKYFPDHDYDTNYGLSESLGPGCVHLGIENINKVGAIGVPGYGWEVKVVDQNRQEQKQGAVGELAVKGPSVMIEYYKDPQATAEVLDEDGWLYTGDMAMEDKDGFYYLVDRKKDVIISGGENIYPVQIEDFLHGFEPVKDVAVIGLPDKRLGEISAAIIEVKEGMTTSEEEVRAFCKKLPRYKRPVTIIFADVPRNATGKIEKPKLREMYGASYLVAAENEMLKK; encoded by the coding sequence ATGCCAATTACATATTATCTTGAGAGAAATGCCATCGAATGGCCGAACGATGTGGCCCTGGTGGAACTGAACCCGGGGCTGGACCTTCCCCAGCTCACCACCTGGAGAGAGTATGAACTGATCCAGCCCACCAGAACCGACAAGTATAGAGAAGAGATCACCTGGAGGATCTTCGATGAGAAGGCCAACCGGGTGGCTAATTACCTGCGCGCCCGCGGTGTCAAACGCGGGGAGAAGGTAGGGATCCTGCTGATGAACTGCCTGTCCTGGCTGCCCATCTATTTTGGTATCCTGAAGGCAGGCGCCATCGCCGTACCCCTGAACTTCCGTTATTCCGCCGATGAGATCGAGTATTGCGTGGAACTGGCGGATGTGAAGGTGCTGGTGTTCGGACCGGAGTTCATCGGTCGTGTGGAGGAGATCGTACCCTCCATCGCGCCGGGGCGCCTGCTGCTGTTCTTTGGTCAGTCCTGTCCGGTGTTTGCGGAGAATCTGATCTTCCAGTCCTCCAACTACCCGAGCACAAAACCGGACGTGGTGGTCAGCGACGACGACATCGCCGCCATCTACTTCTCCTCAGGGACCACGGGATTTCCCAAGGCGATCCTCCATAAGCACAAGGCCCTCATGCACTCCTGTGAGGTGGAGCGTGCCCATCATGGGCAGACCCGGGACGATGTGTTCCTGTGCATCCCGCCTCTCTACCATACCGGGGCCAAGATGCACTGGTTTGGCAGCCTGATCTCTGGCGGCAAGGCGATCCTGCTGAAGGGGACCAAGCCGGAGTACATTCTCCACGCCGTCTCCGAGGAGCAGTGCTCCATCGTATGGTTGCTGGTGCCCTGGGCGCAGGATATCCTGGATGCCCTGGACAGAGGCGATCTCGACCTGAACGATTTCAAACTCGACCAGTGGAGACTGATGCACATCGGTGCACAGCCGGTACCGCCGTCCATGATCCGCCGCTGGAAGAAATACTTCCCTGACCACGACTATGACACCAACTACGGTCTGTCCGAATCCTTGGGACCTGGATGTGTCCATCTGGGGATCGAGAACATCAACAAGGTGGGAGCCATCGGTGTTCCGGGCTACGGCTGGGAGGTCAAGGTGGTCGATCAGAACCGGCAGGAGCAGAAGCAGGGGGCTGTGGGTGAACTGGCAGTCAAGGGGCCCTCGGTCATGATCGAGTACTACAAGGACCCGCAGGCTACTGCAGAGGTGCTGGACGAGGATGGCTGGCTGTACACTGGCGACATGGCTATGGAAGACAAGGACGGCTTCTATTATCTGGTCGACCGGAAGAAGGACGTGATCATCTCCGGCGGCGAGAACATCTACCCAGTACAGATCGAGGACTTCCTCCACGGGTTCGAGCCTGTGAAGGACGTGGCTGTCATCGGCCTGCCTGACAAACGTCTGGGAGAGATTTCCGCCGCCATCATAGAAGTAAAGGAAGGCATGACCACTTCCGAAGAGGAGGTAAGAGCCTTCTGCAAGAAACTGCCGCGCTACAAGCGTCCGGTTACCATCATCTTTGCAGACGTGCCGCGCAACGCTACCGGCAAGATCGAGAAGCCGAAACTGCGTGAGATGTACGGTGCTTCTTACCTGGTCGCTGCGGAGAACGAGATGCTGAAGAAATAA
- a CDS encoding glucose-6-phosphate isomerase, whose translation MIEWKNLDTLHSFQKLQALPERVSLKEVLAGEAGGRRVKEYCVPMAGGLQFSYAARPVNRPILKALSALAEEAQLAEKFRELYNGAMINTGEKRLVLHHLTRGQLGDPVMADGVDKREFYTGQQARIDAFAEKVHNGKITNAAGEPFTTVCQIGIGGSDLGPRAVYIALENWARANDTLKMEAKFISNVDPDDAAGVLAATDVAHTLFILVSKSGTTLETLTNEAFVKEALCREGLDPSNHMIAVTSETSPLAGNEGYLDAFFMDDYIGGRYSSTSAVGGAVLSLAFGPEVFHQFLEGAAAGDRLAAKADMMKNPAMLDALIGVYERNILGYQATAVLPYSQALSRFPAHLQQADMESNGKSVNRFGEPVNYPTGPVLFGEPGTNGQHSFYQLLHQGKNIVPLQFVGFRQNQAGVDVDIQGSTSQQKLNANVAAQIVAFACGKEDQDLNKQFDGERPSSIIIGEQLDPTALGALLSHFENKIMFQGFCWNLNSFDQEGVQLGKVLAKRVLAHDTEGALAAYSQLLSI comes from the coding sequence ATGATAGAATGGAAAAATTTAGATACACTGCATAGTTTTCAGAAGCTGCAGGCCCTGCCCGAGCGGGTCTCCCTGAAGGAGGTACTGGCGGGTGAGGCAGGCGGCCGGCGGGTGAAGGAGTACTGTGTCCCTATGGCCGGCGGCCTGCAGTTCAGTTATGCGGCACGGCCTGTGAACAGGCCGATACTGAAGGCTTTATCCGCCCTGGCAGAGGAAGCTCAGCTGGCGGAGAAGTTCCGTGAGCTTTATAACGGTGCCATGATCAACACAGGCGAGAAGCGCCTGGTGCTTCACCACCTGACCCGAGGCCAGCTCGGCGATCCGGTGATGGCAGATGGCGTAGACAAGCGAGAGTTCTATACCGGGCAGCAGGCGAGGATCGATGCTTTTGCGGAGAAGGTCCATAACGGGAAGATCACCAATGCCGCCGGCGAACCCTTTACCACAGTCTGCCAGATCGGCATCGGCGGCAGCGACCTGGGCCCCCGGGCTGTATACATTGCCCTGGAGAACTGGGCCCGGGCAAACGATACACTGAAGATGGAGGCGAAATTCATCAGCAATGTGGACCCGGATGACGCAGCTGGCGTGCTGGCTGCAACCGATGTAGCGCACACCCTCTTCATCCTGGTCTCCAAGTCAGGCACCACCCTGGAGACATTGACCAACGAGGCTTTTGTGAAAGAGGCTTTGTGCAGAGAGGGATTGGATCCATCGAACCACATGATCGCAGTGACCAGTGAGACCTCACCGCTGGCCGGCAACGAAGGGTACCTGGACGCTTTCTTTATGGATGACTATATCGGCGGGCGCTACTCTTCCACCTCGGCGGTAGGAGGCGCGGTGCTGTCTCTGGCGTTTGGACCGGAGGTGTTCCACCAGTTCCTGGAGGGGGCTGCAGCGGGCGACCGTCTGGCAGCAAAGGCCGACATGATGAAAAATCCGGCCATGCTGGATGCTTTGATCGGCGTCTACGAGCGAAACATTCTGGGTTACCAGGCCACCGCAGTCCTGCCCTACTCGCAGGCGCTTTCCCGGTTCCCGGCCCATCTGCAGCAGGCAGACATGGAATCCAACGGAAAGTCCGTGAACCGGTTTGGCGAACCAGTGAACTACCCGACGGGACCGGTACTTTTCGGTGAGCCGGGTACCAACGGGCAGCACTCTTTCTACCAGCTGCTTCACCAGGGGAAAAACATCGTTCCCCTTCAGTTCGTAGGATTCCGTCAGAATCAGGCAGGAGTAGATGTGGACATCCAGGGAAGCACCAGTCAGCAGAAACTGAACGCCAACGTTGCGGCTCAGATCGTGGCCTTTGCCTGCGGCAAAGAAGACCAGGATCTTAACAAACAGTTTGACGGTGAACGCCCCTCCAGCATCATCATCGGGGAGCAGCTCGATCCAACGGCGCTGGGCGCTCTGCTTTCTCACTTTGAGAACAAGATCATGTTCCAGGGCTTCTGTTGGAACCTGAACAGTTTCGACCAGGAAGGTGTCCAGCTGGGCAAAGTACTGGCCAAGCGCGTCCTGGCCCACGACACGGAGGGCGCCCTGGCCGCCTACAGCCAGCTGCTCTCGATCTAA
- a CDS encoding alpha/beta fold hydrolase encodes MREAYTFPSTDGSTVIHAVRWMPENGSIRAILQIAHGMIEHIERYGEFANYLTTMGFLVIGHDHIGHGRSVETAADWGFLPPKNGDVIMVEDLHRHRLLVQEKYPDLPFFMLGHSMGSYVLRRYLADYGEGLSGAILMGTGFVPGMAARSGIALCHAMAKGTGWHHRSRLVTGMTFGKEYRDFDMNGEDPSNSWLSRDVEMVKKNLSDPACRYLFTLGGYLALFRTVLFDSHQKNADAIPGSLPLLLVSGDRDPVGSFGKGVRRVEGMLRKVDRQDLTCRLYEGCRHEILNELNRQEIYEDLRDWMEARM; translated from the coding sequence ATGAGAGAGGCATATACCTTCCCATCCACAGACGGGAGCACCGTCATCCACGCTGTTAGATGGATGCCGGAGAATGGGAGCATCCGGGCGATCCTTCAGATCGCTCACGGAATGATCGAGCATATTGAGAGGTACGGGGAGTTTGCGAACTACCTGACAACGATGGGATTTCTGGTGATAGGACACGACCACATCGGCCATGGGAGATCGGTGGAGACTGCCGCGGACTGGGGGTTTCTCCCGCCAAAGAACGGGGATGTGATCATGGTGGAGGATCTGCATCGCCATCGACTTCTGGTGCAGGAGAAGTATCCGGATCTGCCCTTTTTCATGTTAGGGCATAGCATGGGTTCCTACGTGCTCCGCAGGTATCTGGCGGATTATGGGGAGGGTCTCTCCGGGGCCATTCTCATGGGAACCGGCTTTGTGCCGGGGATGGCGGCCAGAAGCGGGATCGCGCTGTGTCACGCCATGGCGAAAGGGACAGGCTGGCATCACAGGAGTCGTCTGGTGACGGGCATGACCTTCGGCAAGGAGTACAGGGATTTCGACATGAACGGAGAGGATCCGTCCAACAGCTGGCTGTCCCGGGATGTGGAGATGGTGAAGAAGAACCTGAGTGACCCGGCCTGTCGGTATCTGTTCACGTTGGGAGGATACCTGGCTCTGTTTCGGACGGTGCTGTTCGACAGTCACCAAAAGAACGCCGATGCTATCCCCGGGTCACTGCCGCTGCTGCTGGTGTCCGGAGACCGGGATCCGGTGGGATCCTTCGGCAAGGGGGTCAGACGGGTGGAAGGAATGCTACGGAAGGTGGATCGGCAGGATCTGACCTGTCGCCTCTACGAAGGCTGTCGCCACGAGATTCTGAACGAGCTTAATCGCCAGGAGATCTACGAGGACCTGCGGGACTGGATGGAGGCGCGGATGTAG